The Flavobacteriales bacterium genome contains the following window.
AGCCTGGCCCGCAGCGTTGGCGGCGAGAGCATGCTTGCAGTGATGCGGACACCGAAAGTCGAGGACGTACGTTTCGGATTGCGCCTCTCGCTGTACCGTCAGTGGCCCATACCGAAGTTCGTTCTGAGGCAGGCGTACGAGCTGAACATCAAGCCGTACAGGGTCGCACAGATCACGTTGCTTGAAGACCTCCTTCAACGCGAGACACAATTGAAGGAGCGCCGCTACGGCTGGACGATGCCCGTGCACCTTATCTGGGGCGAGCGCGACCGCCTGATCCCCAACAGCACCGGCCTGGCCATCCTGCGCCGGAACAACTTACCGGAGACGCACTGGCACGTGATCCCGCGCACCGGGCATGTCGCGAACATTGAACGGCCCAAAGCCTTCGTTCGCGAACTGAGGGCCGTTCTCGCCGCTCCTTAGAGCCTGTTCGGGATCTCTTGAACGAAGGGCTCCGAGGCTATTTTTCGTTCAGGCGCATCCGGAAGATCATCGCGTAGCGGTGCCTACGGGATCATTTTCCGGCGAAGCATGGGCGGAAAAAAGACCGGAGAGCGAGTTTGAAGAGATCCCAAACAGGCTCTTAGCGCCGCTTCAAGTACTGTTCGATCAGCGCTTTGCGATCGGTCTTGTGGCTAGCGTTCACTGGGAAGGCTTCCACGAAGGCGATATCGCCCGGCACCATGTACTCGGGCAACGTGCGCTTCAGGTGCGCCAGTACCATACCGCGCAGTTCCTCTTGCACTACACCCCCGCCCGGCCGGATGAAACCCACGATGCGTTTCACAGTATCGCCGTTCTTAAGCGGCACCGCAATGGCGTCGGCCACGCCCGGCACGGCCAGCATCTGGGCTGTGATGTCGCCAAGCTCTATGCGGAAGCCGTTCAACTTCACCTGCTCGTCGCGGCGGCCGTTGAAGAACAGGATGCCGTCCAGGAAGTAGCCGTAGTCGCCGGTACGGAACCCGCGTGCACCATCCTCGATGAAGAACTTCTCGGCATTGAGCACTTCGTTGTTGAAGTAGCCAATGCTCACATGCGGACCGAGGATCTCGATCTCTCCAGGTTCATCTTTTGTCCCCGTCGGAACAGTGCGCACGGTTCCTTCCGGTTTCGGCACACCTACCGGCATGTCGGCATAGCGTCCAAGCACTTCGCGCGTTACGTCGATGAGCGTGGTGGCCACCGTTGCCTCGGTCGGTCCGTAGGTATTGAGGACCCGGGCCGTTGGAAAGCGATCGAGCAATCGCTGCGCGGTCATCTTCGGAAGCGCTTCGCCGCAGAAGAGGAATGACCGCAGCATTGGGACTTCCGCAGCAATGAACTTGGGCTCGGTGAGGTAGAGGTAGGCGAACGTGGGAGTGCTCACCCACACACTTCCGCCGTACCGGCGCACGCGATCGAGGAACTGCGAGGAATCCTTGCAGGTCGGGGCATCGTTGAGGAGCAACGTGGCGCCGGTGTGCAAGGCGGTGAACAGTTCGTACACGCTCAGGTCGAAGCTGAACGGTGCTTGGTTCACGAAGACGTCATCAGGGGTGAAACCGAAGTCGCCCGTCATCCAGCGCAGGAATGATGCAGCCGCTTCACGGGTGATCTGCACGCCCTTCGGCTCGCCCGTGCTGCCGCTGGTGAAGATGATGTAGCGGATGGGGTCGTGCGGACGCGGAAGTAGATCCGCACCGAACGTGCATTGGGCCCGTTTTGAGACCTGCGCTTGCTCGAGCACTATGGCTGCATTGATTTCCGTCGCTGCGCCTGTGCAATTGAGAAGCACTTGTGAGCCAGTCAGCTTGCTGATGCGTTCAATGCGATCGAGCGGGACCACGATGTCCAGCGGGATGTACGGAAGGTCAAGCGCAATGCACGCAAGCATGGCCACTACCATCTCCGCACGTTTGTGGCCGTGCACGAGCACCAGATGTCCCGCGGGTAGATCAAGCGACTTCAGCCGCGAAGTCCACTCCCCCACTTCAGCCTGTAGTTCGTTCCAGGTCAAGGCGCGGTCGCTGCCGATGACG
Protein-coding sequences here:
- a CDS encoding AMP-binding protein, which gives rise to MRFDIVTGTFEDTDREPGKLAVIGSDRALTWNELQAEVGEWTSRLKSLDLPAGHLVLVHGHKRAEMVVAMLACIALDLPYIPLDIVVPLDRIERISKLTGSQVLLNCTGAATEINAAIVLEQAQVSKRAQCTFGADLLPRPHDPIRYIIFTSGSTGEPKGVQITREAAASFLRWMTGDFGFTPDDVFVNQAPFSFDLSVYELFTALHTGATLLLNDAPTCKDSSQFLDRVRRYGGSVWVSTPTFAYLYLTEPKFIAAEVPMLRSFLFCGEALPKMTAQRLLDRFPTARVLNTYGPTEATVATTLIDVTREVLGRYADMPVGVPKPEGTVRTVPTGTKDEPGEIEILGPHVSIGYFNNEVLNAEKFFIEDGARGFRTGDYGYFLDGILFFNGRRDEQVKLNGFRIELGDITAQMLAVPGVADAIAVPLKNGDTVKRIVGFIRPGGGVVQEELRGMVLAHLKRTLPEYMVPGDIAFVEAFPVNASHKTDRKALIEQYLKRR